One stretch of Daphnia pulicaria isolate SC F1-1A chromosome 6, SC_F0-13Bv2, whole genome shotgun sequence DNA includes these proteins:
- the LOC124344291 gene encoding uridine-cytidine kinase-like 1 isoform X3, with translation MDLLVITPNDGGDEWPFSDSGMDSNITESDTPRIEGEAPLSPQFPPRPPSAGSQPKSPRTRRQRTLSQSAAAKAAVTTTNQDFILRTKEQKTFYTAGRPPWYNFSGQHVEPFVIGICGGSASGKTTVTNKIIESLGHPWVTLLSMDSFYKVLTDKQHHQAAINEYNFDHPDAFDFELLRKTLQRLKHFKSVEVPIYNFITHSRETKTKTMYGANVIIFEGILTFYNQEIVSLLDMKVFVDTDSDIRLARRLRRDISQRGRELEGVLKQYSSFVKPSFEHYIAPLMAHADIIVPRGGDNEVAISLIVQHVQTQLQLRGFKLRPILATAQVDQPLPNSLHILPLTPQVKGLHTFIRNKETPRDEFIFYSRRLIRLTIEFALSLLPFKDTTVDTPQGVSYQGKRIATDKIVGVSVLRAGETMEQALSEVCKDIRIGKILIQNNIETGEPELYYLRLPRDIKDYLVILMDATVATGAAAMMAIRVLLDHDVPEENILVASLLMAASGVHSIAYAFPRVRIVSSAVDPEINEKFFVKPGIGNFGDRYFGTEPPNEM, from the exons ATGGATCTACTTGTGATAACTCCAAA TGATGGTGGTGATGAGTGGCCATTTAGTGATTCAGGCATGGATAGTAATATCACTGAATCTGACACTCCAAGGATTGAAGGTGAAGCGCCCTTGTCACCTCAGTTTCCACCTAGACCACCGTCTGCAGGCTCTCAACCCAAATCCCCTAGAACCAGAAGACAAAGAACTTTGTCACAGAGTGCTGCTGCTAAAGCCGCTGTAACAACAACTAATCAG gaTTTCATCCTAAGGACAaaggaacaaaaaactttttacACTGCTGGTAGACCACCGTGGTACAACTTTTCTGGGCAACATGTTGAACCTTTTGTCATTG GAATTTGCGGAGGAAGCGCCTCCGGTAAAACGACCGTTACAAACAAGATAATCGAATCTCTGGGGCATCCGTGGGTGACCTTGCTTAGTATGGATTCATTCTATAAG GTGTTAACCGATAAGCAGCATCACCAGGCAGCAATAAACGAGTACAACTTTGACCACCCAGACGcgtttgattttgaattgttgCGCAAAACACTGCAAcgtttgaaacatttcaagagTGTCGAAGTCcctatttataattttatcaCGCATAGTCGGGAAACCAAGACT AAAACCATGTATGGTGCCAACGTGATTATCTTCGAGGGAATTTTGACGTTTTACAATCAGGAAATTGTTTCG TTGCTGGACATGAAAGTATTTGTTGACACGGACTCGGATATACGGTTGGCGCGGCGTTTGCGGCGCGACATCTCTCAACGCGGACGCGAGCTAGAGGGAGTCTTGAAACAATACAGTTCATTTGTCAAACCATCGTTCGAGCACTACATTGCACCTCTGATGGCGCACGCTGATATTATCGTTCCTCGAGGTGGTGACAATGAAGTCGCCATCAGTCTTATCGTGCAACACGTTCAGACGCAACTACAATTG AGAGGTTTCAAGTTAAGACCCATCTTGGCTACCGCACAAGTGGATCAGCCACTGCCAAACTCTCTACATATTCTGCCGTTAACCCCGCAAGTCAAGGGTTTACACACTTTCATTCGTAACAAAGAGACTCCTCGTGATGAATTCATCTTCTATTCACGTCGGCTGATTCGATTAACAATAGAGTTTGCTCTGTCTTTACTACCGTTTAAG GATACCACGGTAGACACACCACAAGGAGTTTCATATCAAGGGAAGCGCATAGCTACTGATAAAATCGTTGGAGTTTCCGTTTTG CGAGCTGGAGAAACTATGGAACAAGCACTTTCTGAAGTATGTAAAGATATTCGTATCGGGAAAATCCTTATCCAGAATAACATCGAAACAGGAGAACCTGAA cTGTACTATCTTCGACTACCTCGTGACATTAAAGACTATCTAGTCATTTTGATGGATGCAACTGTGGCGACTGGAGCTGCAGCCATGATGGCGATCAGGGTGCTCCTTGATCATGACGTTCCTGAGGAAAATATCCTAGTCGCCTCCTTACTGATGGCCGCTTCAG GTGTACATTCGATTGCCTACGCTTTTCCCAGGGTGAGAATTGTTTCCTCTGCAGTTGACCCAGAAATCAACGAAAAATTCTTTGTCAAGCCTGGTATTGGTAATTTTGGAGACCGATACTTTGGCACAG AACCCCCTAATGAAATGTAA
- the LOC124344294 gene encoding dynein axonemal assembly factor 11-like isoform X2: protein MTLNVAMYYAENVRRFKNLEYLNLALNKIEIVENLEGCESLNKLDLTLNCIRKLSSLTSLTNNYALREIYLTGNPCAAFKFYRLYVIGTLPQLESLDGVAVLHTERLAAKANFDYIQSEILEQESIKTHNPPIERASEIRRQLRNERECLATADQTPPKPEINRLVSKDGRVLNSNQAEVNFKLVEEDDTIILTVKLAKYMDTSLIDVDIQPTFVRVIIKGKLLQLVLSTEVQSDRSVAQRSLASGDLVVTMPMVKDVVKPRDNSDIPALEPIA from the exons ATGACGCTCAATGTTGCAATGTACTACGCAGAAAACGTCCGTCGGTTCAAGAACTTGGAGTATCTCAATTTGGCgttgaataaaattgaaattgtggAGAATCTGGAAGGGTGCGAGTCACTCAACAAACTGGATCTTACACTCAACTGCATCCGCAAACTGAGCAGCCTCACGTCTCTTACCAACAACTATGCCCTACGGGAAAT ATACCTGACCGGCAACCCTTGTGCAGCGTTCAAGTTTTACCGTTTATATGTCATCGGTACTTTGCCCCAGTTGGAATCTTTAGATGGAGTGGCTGTTTTACATACCGAACGGCTGGCGGCAAAAGCTAACTTTGATTACATCCAGTCAGAAATTTTGGAACAGGAATCCATCA AAACGCACAATCCGCCAATTGAACGAGCCTCCGAAATCCGCCGTCAGCTACGCAATGAAAGAGAATGTCTAGCTACAGCAGATCAGACTCCTCCAAAACCGGAGATAAACCGCCTGGTTTCTAAAGATGGCCGTGTTTTGAATTCTAATCAAGCAGAAGTCAACTTTAAATTAGTCGAAGAAGACGACACTATCATATTGACCGTCAAACTTGCAAA GTACATGGACACGTCACTAATAGATGTAGACATTCAACCTACCTTTGTTCGAGTCATAATCAAGGGCAAATTATTGCAGCTGGTCCTTTCAACTGAGGTGCAGAGCGATAGATCCGTGGCGCAGCGTTCTCTAGCTAGTGGTGATCTAGTCGTAACTATGCCAATG GTTAAAGATGTCGTCAAACCCAGAGACAATTCTGATATTCCTGCTTTAGAACCAATTGCTTGA
- the LOC124344291 gene encoding uridine-cytidine kinase-like 1 isoform X1, translating into MAGRFYDPPSSASSESDGGDEWPFSDSGMDSNITESDTPRIEGEAPLSPQFPPRPPSAGSQPKSPRTRRQRTLSQSAAAKAAVTTTNQDFILRTKEQKTFYTAGRPPWYNFSGQHVEPFVIGICGGSASGKTTVTNKIIESLGHPWVTLLSMDSFYKVLTDKQHHQAAINEYNFDHPDAFDFELLRKTLQRLKHFKSVEVPIYNFITHSRETKTKTMYGANVIIFEGILTFYNQEIVSLLDMKVFVDTDSDIRLARRLRRDISQRGRELEGVLKQYSSFVKPSFEHYIAPLMAHADIIVPRGGDNEVAISLIVQHVQTQLQLRGFKLRPILATAQVDQPLPNSLHILPLTPQVKGLHTFIRNKETPRDEFIFYSRRLIRLTIEFALSLLPFKDTTVDTPQGVSYQGKRIATDKIVGVSVLRAGETMEQALSEVCKDIRIGKILIQNNIETGEPELYYLRLPRDIKDYLVILMDATVATGAAAMMAIRVLLDHDVPEENILVASLLMAASGVHSIAYAFPRVRIVSSAVDPEINEKFFVKPGIGNFGDRYFGTEPPNEM; encoded by the exons ATGGCTGGGAGGTTTTACGACCCTCCGAGCTCGGCCAGTTCAGAAAG TGATGGTGGTGATGAGTGGCCATTTAGTGATTCAGGCATGGATAGTAATATCACTGAATCTGACACTCCAAGGATTGAAGGTGAAGCGCCCTTGTCACCTCAGTTTCCACCTAGACCACCGTCTGCAGGCTCTCAACCCAAATCCCCTAGAACCAGAAGACAAAGAACTTTGTCACAGAGTGCTGCTGCTAAAGCCGCTGTAACAACAACTAATCAG gaTTTCATCCTAAGGACAaaggaacaaaaaactttttacACTGCTGGTAGACCACCGTGGTACAACTTTTCTGGGCAACATGTTGAACCTTTTGTCATTG GAATTTGCGGAGGAAGCGCCTCCGGTAAAACGACCGTTACAAACAAGATAATCGAATCTCTGGGGCATCCGTGGGTGACCTTGCTTAGTATGGATTCATTCTATAAG GTGTTAACCGATAAGCAGCATCACCAGGCAGCAATAAACGAGTACAACTTTGACCACCCAGACGcgtttgattttgaattgttgCGCAAAACACTGCAAcgtttgaaacatttcaagagTGTCGAAGTCcctatttataattttatcaCGCATAGTCGGGAAACCAAGACT AAAACCATGTATGGTGCCAACGTGATTATCTTCGAGGGAATTTTGACGTTTTACAATCAGGAAATTGTTTCG TTGCTGGACATGAAAGTATTTGTTGACACGGACTCGGATATACGGTTGGCGCGGCGTTTGCGGCGCGACATCTCTCAACGCGGACGCGAGCTAGAGGGAGTCTTGAAACAATACAGTTCATTTGTCAAACCATCGTTCGAGCACTACATTGCACCTCTGATGGCGCACGCTGATATTATCGTTCCTCGAGGTGGTGACAATGAAGTCGCCATCAGTCTTATCGTGCAACACGTTCAGACGCAACTACAATTG AGAGGTTTCAAGTTAAGACCCATCTTGGCTACCGCACAAGTGGATCAGCCACTGCCAAACTCTCTACATATTCTGCCGTTAACCCCGCAAGTCAAGGGTTTACACACTTTCATTCGTAACAAAGAGACTCCTCGTGATGAATTCATCTTCTATTCACGTCGGCTGATTCGATTAACAATAGAGTTTGCTCTGTCTTTACTACCGTTTAAG GATACCACGGTAGACACACCACAAGGAGTTTCATATCAAGGGAAGCGCATAGCTACTGATAAAATCGTTGGAGTTTCCGTTTTG CGAGCTGGAGAAACTATGGAACAAGCACTTTCTGAAGTATGTAAAGATATTCGTATCGGGAAAATCCTTATCCAGAATAACATCGAAACAGGAGAACCTGAA cTGTACTATCTTCGACTACCTCGTGACATTAAAGACTATCTAGTCATTTTGATGGATGCAACTGTGGCGACTGGAGCTGCAGCCATGATGGCGATCAGGGTGCTCCTTGATCATGACGTTCCTGAGGAAAATATCCTAGTCGCCTCCTTACTGATGGCCGCTTCAG GTGTACATTCGATTGCCTACGCTTTTCCCAGGGTGAGAATTGTTTCCTCTGCAGTTGACCCAGAAATCAACGAAAAATTCTTTGTCAAGCCTGGTATTGGTAATTTTGGAGACCGATACTTTGGCACAG AACCCCCTAATGAAATGTAA
- the LOC124344291 gene encoding uridine-cytidine kinase-like 1 isoform X4, whose protein sequence is MDSNITESDTPRIEGEAPLSPQFPPRPPSAGSQPKSPRTRRQRTLSQSAAAKAAVTTTNQDFILRTKEQKTFYTAGRPPWYNFSGQHVEPFVIGICGGSASGKTTVTNKIIESLGHPWVTLLSMDSFYKVLTDKQHHQAAINEYNFDHPDAFDFELLRKTLQRLKHFKSVEVPIYNFITHSRETKTKTMYGANVIIFEGILTFYNQEIVSLLDMKVFVDTDSDIRLARRLRRDISQRGRELEGVLKQYSSFVKPSFEHYIAPLMAHADIIVPRGGDNEVAISLIVQHVQTQLQLRGFKLRPILATAQVDQPLPNSLHILPLTPQVKGLHTFIRNKETPRDEFIFYSRRLIRLTIEFALSLLPFKDTTVDTPQGVSYQGKRIATDKIVGVSVLRAGETMEQALSEVCKDIRIGKILIQNNIETGEPELYYLRLPRDIKDYLVILMDATVATGAAAMMAIRVLLDHDVPEENILVASLLMAASGVHSIAYAFPRVRIVSSAVDPEINEKFFVKPGIGNFGDRYFGTEPPNEM, encoded by the exons ATGGATAGTAATATCACTGAATCTGACACTCCAAGGATTGAAGGTGAAGCGCCCTTGTCACCTCAGTTTCCACCTAGACCACCGTCTGCAGGCTCTCAACCCAAATCCCCTAGAACCAGAAGACAAAGAACTTTGTCACAGAGTGCTGCTGCTAAAGCCGCTGTAACAACAACTAATCAG gaTTTCATCCTAAGGACAaaggaacaaaaaactttttacACTGCTGGTAGACCACCGTGGTACAACTTTTCTGGGCAACATGTTGAACCTTTTGTCATTG GAATTTGCGGAGGAAGCGCCTCCGGTAAAACGACCGTTACAAACAAGATAATCGAATCTCTGGGGCATCCGTGGGTGACCTTGCTTAGTATGGATTCATTCTATAAG GTGTTAACCGATAAGCAGCATCACCAGGCAGCAATAAACGAGTACAACTTTGACCACCCAGACGcgtttgattttgaattgttgCGCAAAACACTGCAAcgtttgaaacatttcaagagTGTCGAAGTCcctatttataattttatcaCGCATAGTCGGGAAACCAAGACT AAAACCATGTATGGTGCCAACGTGATTATCTTCGAGGGAATTTTGACGTTTTACAATCAGGAAATTGTTTCG TTGCTGGACATGAAAGTATTTGTTGACACGGACTCGGATATACGGTTGGCGCGGCGTTTGCGGCGCGACATCTCTCAACGCGGACGCGAGCTAGAGGGAGTCTTGAAACAATACAGTTCATTTGTCAAACCATCGTTCGAGCACTACATTGCACCTCTGATGGCGCACGCTGATATTATCGTTCCTCGAGGTGGTGACAATGAAGTCGCCATCAGTCTTATCGTGCAACACGTTCAGACGCAACTACAATTG AGAGGTTTCAAGTTAAGACCCATCTTGGCTACCGCACAAGTGGATCAGCCACTGCCAAACTCTCTACATATTCTGCCGTTAACCCCGCAAGTCAAGGGTTTACACACTTTCATTCGTAACAAAGAGACTCCTCGTGATGAATTCATCTTCTATTCACGTCGGCTGATTCGATTAACAATAGAGTTTGCTCTGTCTTTACTACCGTTTAAG GATACCACGGTAGACACACCACAAGGAGTTTCATATCAAGGGAAGCGCATAGCTACTGATAAAATCGTTGGAGTTTCCGTTTTG CGAGCTGGAGAAACTATGGAACAAGCACTTTCTGAAGTATGTAAAGATATTCGTATCGGGAAAATCCTTATCCAGAATAACATCGAAACAGGAGAACCTGAA cTGTACTATCTTCGACTACCTCGTGACATTAAAGACTATCTAGTCATTTTGATGGATGCAACTGTGGCGACTGGAGCTGCAGCCATGATGGCGATCAGGGTGCTCCTTGATCATGACGTTCCTGAGGAAAATATCCTAGTCGCCTCCTTACTGATGGCCGCTTCAG GTGTACATTCGATTGCCTACGCTTTTCCCAGGGTGAGAATTGTTTCCTCTGCAGTTGACCCAGAAATCAACGAAAAATTCTTTGTCAAGCCTGGTATTGGTAATTTTGGAGACCGATACTTTGGCACAG AACCCCCTAATGAAATGTAA
- the LOC124344291 gene encoding uridine-cytidine kinase-like 1 isoform X2: protein MSSASSASYLSDGGDEWPFSDSGMDSNITESDTPRIEGEAPLSPQFPPRPPSAGSQPKSPRTRRQRTLSQSAAAKAAVTTTNQDFILRTKEQKTFYTAGRPPWYNFSGQHVEPFVIGICGGSASGKTTVTNKIIESLGHPWVTLLSMDSFYKVLTDKQHHQAAINEYNFDHPDAFDFELLRKTLQRLKHFKSVEVPIYNFITHSRETKTKTMYGANVIIFEGILTFYNQEIVSLLDMKVFVDTDSDIRLARRLRRDISQRGRELEGVLKQYSSFVKPSFEHYIAPLMAHADIIVPRGGDNEVAISLIVQHVQTQLQLRGFKLRPILATAQVDQPLPNSLHILPLTPQVKGLHTFIRNKETPRDEFIFYSRRLIRLTIEFALSLLPFKDTTVDTPQGVSYQGKRIATDKIVGVSVLRAGETMEQALSEVCKDIRIGKILIQNNIETGEPELYYLRLPRDIKDYLVILMDATVATGAAAMMAIRVLLDHDVPEENILVASLLMAASGVHSIAYAFPRVRIVSSAVDPEINEKFFVKPGIGNFGDRYFGTEPPNEM from the exons ATGAGTTCTGCATCATCAGCCAGTTATTTAAG TGATGGTGGTGATGAGTGGCCATTTAGTGATTCAGGCATGGATAGTAATATCACTGAATCTGACACTCCAAGGATTGAAGGTGAAGCGCCCTTGTCACCTCAGTTTCCACCTAGACCACCGTCTGCAGGCTCTCAACCCAAATCCCCTAGAACCAGAAGACAAAGAACTTTGTCACAGAGTGCTGCTGCTAAAGCCGCTGTAACAACAACTAATCAG gaTTTCATCCTAAGGACAaaggaacaaaaaactttttacACTGCTGGTAGACCACCGTGGTACAACTTTTCTGGGCAACATGTTGAACCTTTTGTCATTG GAATTTGCGGAGGAAGCGCCTCCGGTAAAACGACCGTTACAAACAAGATAATCGAATCTCTGGGGCATCCGTGGGTGACCTTGCTTAGTATGGATTCATTCTATAAG GTGTTAACCGATAAGCAGCATCACCAGGCAGCAATAAACGAGTACAACTTTGACCACCCAGACGcgtttgattttgaattgttgCGCAAAACACTGCAAcgtttgaaacatttcaagagTGTCGAAGTCcctatttataattttatcaCGCATAGTCGGGAAACCAAGACT AAAACCATGTATGGTGCCAACGTGATTATCTTCGAGGGAATTTTGACGTTTTACAATCAGGAAATTGTTTCG TTGCTGGACATGAAAGTATTTGTTGACACGGACTCGGATATACGGTTGGCGCGGCGTTTGCGGCGCGACATCTCTCAACGCGGACGCGAGCTAGAGGGAGTCTTGAAACAATACAGTTCATTTGTCAAACCATCGTTCGAGCACTACATTGCACCTCTGATGGCGCACGCTGATATTATCGTTCCTCGAGGTGGTGACAATGAAGTCGCCATCAGTCTTATCGTGCAACACGTTCAGACGCAACTACAATTG AGAGGTTTCAAGTTAAGACCCATCTTGGCTACCGCACAAGTGGATCAGCCACTGCCAAACTCTCTACATATTCTGCCGTTAACCCCGCAAGTCAAGGGTTTACACACTTTCATTCGTAACAAAGAGACTCCTCGTGATGAATTCATCTTCTATTCACGTCGGCTGATTCGATTAACAATAGAGTTTGCTCTGTCTTTACTACCGTTTAAG GATACCACGGTAGACACACCACAAGGAGTTTCATATCAAGGGAAGCGCATAGCTACTGATAAAATCGTTGGAGTTTCCGTTTTG CGAGCTGGAGAAACTATGGAACAAGCACTTTCTGAAGTATGTAAAGATATTCGTATCGGGAAAATCCTTATCCAGAATAACATCGAAACAGGAGAACCTGAA cTGTACTATCTTCGACTACCTCGTGACATTAAAGACTATCTAGTCATTTTGATGGATGCAACTGTGGCGACTGGAGCTGCAGCCATGATGGCGATCAGGGTGCTCCTTGATCATGACGTTCCTGAGGAAAATATCCTAGTCGCCTCCTTACTGATGGCCGCTTCAG GTGTACATTCGATTGCCTACGCTTTTCCCAGGGTGAGAATTGTTTCCTCTGCAGTTGACCCAGAAATCAACGAAAAATTCTTTGTCAAGCCTGGTATTGGTAATTTTGGAGACCGATACTTTGGCACAG AACCCCCTAATGAAATGTAA
- the LOC124344294 gene encoding dynein axonemal assembly factor 11-like isoform X1, which produces MSQPTSITRELIRKRAEHNEGEIFSLEEIALHQQNICKIEHIDLWCPSLKIIYLQANEISKIENVRRFKNLEYLNLALNKIEIVENLEGCESLNKLDLTLNCIRKLSSLTSLTNNYALREIYLTGNPCAAFKFYRLYVIGTLPQLESLDGVAVLHTERLAAKANFDYIQSEILEQESIKTHNPPIERASEIRRQLRNERECLATADQTPPKPEINRLVSKDGRVLNSNQAEVNFKLVEEDDTIILTVKLAKYMDTSLIDVDIQPTFVRVIIKGKLLQLVLSTEVQSDRSVAQRSLASGDLVVTMPMVKDVVKPRDNSDIPALEPIA; this is translated from the exons ATGTCTCAACCAACCTCAA TTACACGCGAGTTGATTCGAAAAAGAGCTGAGCATAACGAG GGGGAAATTTTCTCTCTAGAAGAAATCGCCCTCCATCAACAAAACATATGCAAAATTGAGCACATCGACTTGTGGTGTCCTAGTTTGAAGATAATCTACCTTCAAGCCAACGAAATTTCTAAAATAG AAAACGTCCGTCGGTTCAAGAACTTGGAGTATCTCAATTTGGCgttgaataaaattgaaattgtggAGAATCTGGAAGGGTGCGAGTCACTCAACAAACTGGATCTTACACTCAACTGCATCCGCAAACTGAGCAGCCTCACGTCTCTTACCAACAACTATGCCCTACGGGAAAT ATACCTGACCGGCAACCCTTGTGCAGCGTTCAAGTTTTACCGTTTATATGTCATCGGTACTTTGCCCCAGTTGGAATCTTTAGATGGAGTGGCTGTTTTACATACCGAACGGCTGGCGGCAAAAGCTAACTTTGATTACATCCAGTCAGAAATTTTGGAACAGGAATCCATCA AAACGCACAATCCGCCAATTGAACGAGCCTCCGAAATCCGCCGTCAGCTACGCAATGAAAGAGAATGTCTAGCTACAGCAGATCAGACTCCTCCAAAACCGGAGATAAACCGCCTGGTTTCTAAAGATGGCCGTGTTTTGAATTCTAATCAAGCAGAAGTCAACTTTAAATTAGTCGAAGAAGACGACACTATCATATTGACCGTCAAACTTGCAAA GTACATGGACACGTCACTAATAGATGTAGACATTCAACCTACCTTTGTTCGAGTCATAATCAAGGGCAAATTATTGCAGCTGGTCCTTTCAACTGAGGTGCAGAGCGATAGATCCGTGGCGCAGCGTTCTCTAGCTAGTGGTGATCTAGTCGTAACTATGCCAATG GTTAAAGATGTCGTCAAACCCAGAGACAATTCTGATATTCCTGCTTTAGAACCAATTGCTTGA